In Candidatus Sedimenticola sp. (ex Thyasira tokunagai), the following proteins share a genomic window:
- the mutL gene encoding DNA mismatch repair endonuclease MutL produces MRIHALPPQLINQIAAGEVVERPASVVKELVENSLDAGATRIEVEVEQGGVRLLRVRDNGGGIYHDDLALALSRHATSKIASLEELERVRSMGFRGEALPSIASVSRLTLSSKAAEEGSGWTVNGDGGEKVAPPSPSAHPQGTTVEVRDLFYNTPARRKFLRTEKTEFSHIETLVKRLALSRFDISFQLRHNQREVLSLPLADQRREQERRLVELLGRGFLDQALYIEREQAGLRLSGWVARPAFSRSQADMQYFYVNGRMVRDRLVTHAVRQAYQDVLYHGRHPAYVLYLEIDPVLVDVNVHPTKHEVRFRDGRMAHDFIFRTLHKGLAETRPGPEIDTETGEILTPDTSSASLQAGVTESTSTDRPAAYQRPLGLQVRESSRGYQASFDIQHPAQSGKDSAPDGVIVDENVPPLGYALAQLKGIYILAENCEGLVLVDMHAAHERVTYERFKQARAENSIASQPLLVPVSVAVSRREADIAEQHQSLFAELGLEVNRLDQETLVVRAIPILLQGADAEKLLRDLLSDIVVYGSSERINNEINQVLATMACHGSVRANRRLTIAEMNALLRDMERTERSDQCNHGRPTWTQLDMASMDRLFLRGR; encoded by the coding sequence ATGCGCATCCATGCCCTGCCACCCCAACTGATTAACCAGATTGCCGCCGGCGAGGTGGTTGAGCGTCCCGCTTCGGTGGTGAAAGAGCTGGTCGAGAACAGCCTCGATGCCGGTGCCACCCGTATCGAAGTGGAGGTGGAGCAGGGTGGTGTACGGCTGCTTCGGGTAAGGGATAACGGTGGCGGCATCTATCATGATGACCTGGCCCTGGCTCTCTCCCGTCATGCTACCAGCAAGATCGCCAGCCTCGAAGAGCTGGAACGGGTACGGAGCATGGGCTTTCGCGGTGAAGCGTTGCCGAGTATTGCATCGGTCTCCCGGCTCACCCTCTCATCGAAAGCGGCTGAAGAGGGTAGTGGCTGGACCGTCAACGGTGATGGTGGAGAGAAGGTAGCGCCACCGTCACCCAGTGCACATCCTCAGGGAACCACAGTGGAGGTGAGAGATCTCTTCTACAATACCCCGGCCAGACGAAAGTTCCTGCGTACCGAAAAGACCGAATTTAGCCATATAGAGACACTGGTGAAGCGGCTTGCGTTGAGTCGTTTCGATATCTCTTTTCAGCTTCGTCACAACCAGCGTGAGGTGCTCTCCCTGCCTCTCGCAGACCAACGGCGGGAGCAGGAGCGGCGGCTGGTCGAGTTATTGGGGCGGGGCTTTCTCGATCAGGCACTCTATATCGAGCGTGAGCAGGCGGGACTGCGTCTTTCCGGCTGGGTTGCCCGTCCCGCTTTCTCACGCAGTCAGGCGGATATGCAGTACTTCTACGTTAATGGGCGTATGGTGCGTGACAGACTGGTAACCCATGCCGTGCGTCAGGCCTACCAGGATGTGCTCTACCATGGCCGCCACCCCGCCTATGTTCTCTATCTGGAGATCGATCCGGTACTGGTGGATGTCAATGTTCACCCTACCAAGCATGAGGTCCGTTTCCGTGATGGACGGATGGCTCACGACTTTATCTTCCGCACTCTGCACAAGGGGCTGGCTGAGACAAGGCCCGGGCCGGAGATTGATACCGAGACCGGTGAGATTCTGACACCTGATACCAGCTCCGCTTCGCTTCAGGCCGGAGTGACCGAAAGTACCTCTACCGATAGGCCTGCCGCCTACCAGCGCCCCCTTGGTCTGCAGGTGCGAGAGTCATCCCGCGGCTATCAGGCCAGCTTCGATATACAGCACCCGGCCCAGTCAGGAAAAGATTCAGCACCAGATGGGGTCATAGTGGATGAAAATGTACCGCCTCTCGGTTATGCACTGGCCCAGCTGAAAGGGATCTATATCCTGGCTGAGAATTGTGAGGGGTTGGTGTTGGTGGATATGCATGCAGCTCATGAGCGTGTTACCTACGAGCGTTTCAAGCAGGCGCGGGCGGAAAATAGTATTGCCAGCCAGCCCTTGCTGGTACCGGTCTCGGTGGCGGTGAGTCGGCGTGAGGCGGATATTGCTGAACAGCATCAGTCACTGTTTGCAGAGCTTGGCTTGGAGGTGAATCGTCTCGACCAGGAGACGCTGGTGGTTCGCGCCATTCCCATTCTGCTGCAAGGAGCCGATGCAGAGAAACTGCTGCGGGATCTGCTCTCCGATATCGTCGTTTACGGTAGCAGTGAGCGAATTAACAACGAGATTAACCAGGTGCTGGCAACCATGGCGTGCCACGGCTCAGTGCGTGCCAACCGTCGCCTCACAATTGCGGAGATGAATGCCCTGTTGCGGGATATGGAACGTACCGAAAGAAGTGATCAGTGTAATCATGGCCGTCCAACCTGGACACAGCTCGACATGGCCTCAATGGATCGACTCTTTTTACGGGGGCGTTAA
- the hflK gene encoding FtsH protease activity modulator HflK, producing MAWNEPGGDNKDPWSGKGGDQGPPDLDEVVKKMQEKLGGIFGGKGNGSGNGGGGSIAAPTPGGKGIAVLVAVAVLLLLAFKSFYTVEPAERGVLLRFGAYQAVTEPGPHLLIPFVEEVLKVNVDQISSFRHKALMLTKDENIVDIELTVQSRIQDAADYLFQDQAPDKTIRDATETAVRETIGKSNLDFILTEGRGSIASDIKRRTQDLLNTYRTGLEVTSVNTQPAKPPEQVKSAFDDAIKAREDKERKENQAEAYSNDVVPKARGAASRRLADANAYREKVIAEAQGEASRFQAVLAEYEKAPEVTRKRLYLDTVEEVLSNTNKVIMDVKSGNSLMYLPLDKLIQGGSTRETTSSSVTTINTTGSERRTPDTDMDSSRSRRVR from the coding sequence ATGGCCTGGAATGAACCGGGTGGGGATAACAAAGATCCCTGGAGCGGAAAGGGCGGCGACCAAGGGCCGCCTGATCTTGACGAAGTGGTAAAAAAAATGCAGGAGAAGCTGGGAGGCATCTTCGGCGGAAAAGGCAACGGTAGCGGTAACGGTGGAGGTGGCTCCATTGCTGCGCCGACTCCCGGCGGCAAAGGCATTGCGGTATTGGTGGCTGTCGCTGTTCTCCTACTTCTGGCCTTCAAGAGCTTTTATACGGTGGAACCTGCAGAGCGCGGTGTGCTACTGCGTTTTGGTGCCTATCAGGCAGTGACAGAACCAGGTCCACACCTGCTCATTCCTTTCGTCGAAGAGGTGCTCAAAGTCAACGTCGACCAGATCTCCTCCTTTCGTCACAAGGCGTTGATGCTGACCAAGGATGAGAATATCGTCGATATCGAACTCACCGTGCAGTCACGCATCCAGGATGCAGCCGATTATCTGTTCCAGGATCAAGCACCGGATAAGACGATTCGTGATGCAACCGAGACGGCGGTACGTGAAACCATCGGTAAATCAAATCTTGACTTCATCCTTACTGAAGGACGTGGCTCCATCGCCAGTGATATCAAGCGGCGTACCCAGGATCTGCTCAATACCTACCGTACCGGCCTGGAAGTGACCAGTGTCAACACCCAGCCGGCGAAGCCGCCCGAGCAGGTAAAGAGCGCATTTGATGACGCCATCAAGGCGCGTGAGGATAAAGAGCGTAAAGAGAATCAGGCGGAAGCCTACTCCAACGACGTGGTGCCGAAGGCGCGTGGTGCCGCATCCCGGCGTCTCGCTGATGCCAACGCTTATCGTGAAAAGGTGATTGCAGAGGCTCAGGGTGAGGCTTCGCGTTTCCAGGCGGTCTTAGCAGAGTATGAGAAAGCACCGGAAGTGACTCGCAAGCGTCTCTATCTGGATACGGTGGAAGAGGTGCTGTCGAATACCAACAAGGTGATTATGGATGTGAAGAGTGGTAATAGCCTGATGTATCTGCCGCTGGATAAGCTTATCCAAGGAGGCAGCACCCGTGAAACTACGAGTAGTAGTGTGACAACTATCAATACAACCGGGTCAGAGCGAAGAACACCTGACACCGACATGGACAGTAGCCGTAGCAGGAGGGTTCGCTGA
- the hflX gene encoding ribosome rescue GTPase HflX, protein MFERPKIGERAVLVHIDFGNKPDPEELSEFEDLAVSAGALPVALIVGSRKAPDARLYIGRGKAEEVRQTILAEEAELVIFSHELSPSQERNLEREFQCRVVDRTGLILDIFAQRARSFEGKLQVELAQLRHLSTRLVRGWTHLERQKGGIGLRGPGETQLETDRRLLNNRISQIRRRLRKVEGQRDQGRRARGKAEIPTVSLVGYTNAGKSTLFNHLTDSGVYAEDQLFATLDPTLRRVELGCESAMVLADTVGFISHLPHELVAAFKSTLQETSEATLLLHVIDSVSPQRSVCITEVNSVLKQIGADEIPQIEVYNKIDLDEGMEPKVERGEDGLIRRIWLSAHSGAGSELLLEALAEFFHQEQVHKVLHLQPTDGRLRARLFELGGVVSEQINDTGGWELEITLPKKVYQQLARKEKMLEVLA, encoded by the coding sequence ATGTTTGAACGCCCGAAGATTGGCGAGAGAGCCGTTCTTGTACATATAGACTTTGGCAACAAGCCCGATCCTGAGGAGCTTTCTGAATTTGAGGATCTGGCAGTCTCTGCCGGTGCTCTGCCTGTAGCTTTGATTGTTGGTAGCCGCAAGGCCCCCGACGCCCGCCTCTATATCGGGCGGGGTAAAGCGGAGGAGGTACGGCAGACCATTCTCGCAGAGGAAGCGGAGTTGGTGATTTTCAGTCACGAACTGTCGCCGAGTCAGGAGCGTAACCTGGAGCGTGAGTTTCAGTGTCGCGTGGTTGATCGTACCGGGTTGATTCTTGATATTTTTGCCCAGCGGGCACGCTCTTTCGAAGGAAAGCTGCAAGTTGAACTTGCACAGCTACGCCATCTCTCCACCCGGTTGGTGCGCGGCTGGACGCATCTTGAACGTCAGAAGGGCGGTATCGGTCTGCGTGGCCCGGGTGAAACTCAACTTGAGACCGACCGGCGGTTGCTGAATAACCGTATTTCCCAGATTCGGCGCAGGCTGAGAAAGGTTGAAGGTCAACGGGATCAAGGAAGAAGAGCTAGAGGCAAGGCTGAGATCCCCACCGTTTCATTGGTGGGTTATACCAATGCCGGAAAATCAACGCTATTCAATCACCTTACCGATTCGGGTGTTTATGCTGAAGACCAGCTGTTTGCCACCCTCGACCCTACCCTGAGACGGGTTGAACTGGGCTGCGAGAGTGCTATGGTGCTGGCTGATACGGTTGGCTTTATCTCCCATCTGCCTCATGAGTTGGTGGCAGCCTTCAAGTCGACGTTGCAGGAGACTTCCGAGGCGACCCTTCTGCTACATGTTATCGACTCTGTCAGCCCGCAGCGATCAGTCTGCATTACCGAGGTTAACAGTGTTCTAAAGCAGATTGGTGCTGATGAGATTCCACAGATCGAGGTTTACAACAAGATTGACCTTGATGAAGGAATGGAGCCGAAGGTTGAAAGGGGAGAGGATGGGCTGATTCGACGGATCTGGCTTTCCGCCCACAGTGGTGCGGGTAGTGAACTGCTTCTGGAAGCGCTGGCTGAATTTTTTCACCAGGAGCAGGTTCATAAGGTATTACACTTACAACCTACAGATGGACGATTACGTGCAAGGTTGTTTGAACTCGGTGGAGTTGTTTCCGAGCAGATTAACGACACGGGGGGTTGGGAGCTGGAGATAACGCTGCCAAAGAAGGTTTACCAGCAACTGGCCCGGAAAGAGAAAATGTTAGAAGTACTAGCCTGA
- the hflC gene encoding protease modulator HflC, which produces MSGKTTFAGILIVLAAAFGLSSLFIVNQWELALKLRLGEIVDADYAPGLHWRVPIIHDVKKFDGRIQTLDTRPERFLTIEKKDVIVDSFAKWRIADVAQYYRSTGGNPSTTGRLLAERINTSLRDEFGKRTIKEVVSGERSEIMALLTKDSDEKAAELGVEILDVRVKKIDLPQEVSGSVYDRMRAERERVASELRAQGSEIAEKIRADADRQRIVTLAEAYKTAEQLRGEGDAKSTEIYAAAYNRNREFYAFYRSLSAYKKAFSQGGDMMVLEPDSEFFQYFKNQEGSQ; this is translated from the coding sequence ATGAGCGGGAAAACTACGTTTGCCGGTATCCTAATCGTTTTGGCGGCCGCCTTCGGCCTCTCTTCACTGTTTATCGTCAATCAGTGGGAACTGGCACTGAAACTCAGGTTGGGTGAGATTGTCGATGCTGATTATGCTCCGGGTTTACACTGGAGAGTGCCGATTATTCACGATGTGAAGAAGTTCGATGGCCGTATCCAGACACTCGATACCCGTCCTGAACGCTTCTTGACGATCGAGAAGAAGGACGTGATCGTTGACTCCTTCGCCAAGTGGCGTATTGCCGATGTGGCTCAGTATTATCGCTCTACCGGCGGTAACCCGAGCACCACAGGTCGACTGCTGGCAGAGCGTATCAATACCAGCCTGCGTGATGAGTTTGGTAAGCGCACCATTAAGGAAGTGGTCTCGGGTGAGCGTTCGGAGATCATGGCCCTGCTGACCAAAGATTCCGATGAAAAGGCGGCGGAGCTGGGTGTTGAGATCCTCGATGTAAGGGTAAAGAAAATCGACTTGCCGCAGGAGGTAAGTGGTTCGGTATATGATCGTATGCGTGCCGAGCGTGAGCGGGTGGCTTCAGAGCTGCGTGCCCAAGGTTCTGAGATTGCAGAAAAAATTCGCGCCGATGCCGATCGCCAGCGTATCGTTACCCTAGCCGAGGCCTACAAGACGGCGGAGCAGTTAAGGGGTGAGGGCGATGCAAAATCGACTGAGATCTATGCCGCTGCCTACAACAGAAATCGTGAGTTTTACGCCTTCTACCGCAGTCTGAGTGCTTATAAAAAGGCGTTCAGCCAAGGTGGCGATATGATGGTGTTGGAGCCGGACTCTGAATTCTTCCAGTATTTCAAGAATCAGGAAGGTAGTCAGTAA
- the hfq gene encoding RNA chaperone Hfq, with product MSKGQSLQDPFLNALRKERVPVSIFLVNGIKLQGQIESFDQFVVLLKNTVSQMVYKHAISTVVPARNVKLQLNPEHTSTSESEPGNY from the coding sequence ATGTCCAAGGGGCAGAGCTTACAAGACCCTTTCCTCAACGCTTTACGAAAAGAGCGGGTTCCCGTCTCGATCTTTCTGGTGAACGGAATCAAACTGCAGGGACAGATAGAGTCATTTGACCAGTTTGTGGTGCTGCTGAAAAACACCGTCAGTCAGATGGTCTACAAACATGCGATTTCAACTGTGGTGCCGGCACGCAATGTCAAACTTCAGTTGAATCCCGAGCACACCTCAACGTCAGAGTCGGAGCCGGGCAACTATTGA
- a CDS encoding DUF2065 domain-containing protein codes for MWHELLIAFALLMVIEGFLPFLSPNGMRKMMMTVAKMDDHSLRVGGFVSMVLGVVTLYLVN; via the coding sequence ATGTGGCATGAACTGCTAATTGCATTTGCCCTGCTAATGGTAATTGAAGGTTTTCTACCTTTCCTTAGCCCTAACGGCATGCGGAAAATGATGATGACAGTGGCTAAAATGGACGATCATAGTCTGCGTGTCGGTGGTTTTGTGAGCATGGTGCTGGGTGTTGTCACTCTCTATCTTGTGAATTGA
- a CDS encoding PhnD/SsuA/transferrin family substrate-binding protein, whose translation MAKRGEQVARVKWQAMADYLTATSSKRQFEIVPLDFDEIPPVVHNGLIDFVIVNSAIYVDLSVHYGARRILTMKNRVANNQSSSMFGSVVFVRADNKKVNSWQDLNGKRLAAVHETSLGGWILGRYAIEKGGGDIGDLDLLTFSGTHDQVVKDVLAGKVDAGIVRTDTLERIDVPHKKLTH comes from the coding sequence TTGGCAAAACGTGGTGAACAGGTGGCCCGGGTCAAGTGGCAGGCAATGGCAGACTATCTCACCGCCACAAGTTCAAAACGACAATTCGAGATCGTTCCCCTGGACTTCGACGAGATTCCTCCGGTTGTCCACAATGGCTTGATTGATTTTGTTATCGTCAATTCCGCAATCTATGTCGACCTGTCAGTACATTATGGGGCTAGGCGTATTCTCACTATGAAGAATCGTGTCGCCAACAACCAGTCCTCCAGTATGTTTGGTAGTGTGGTGTTTGTTCGTGCTGACAATAAGAAGGTCAATAGTTGGCAGGATCTGAATGGCAAGCGGTTGGCGGCGGTACACGAAACATCCCTGGGAGGCTGGATTCTTGGGCGCTATGCCATCGAGAAGGGTGGGGGGGATATAGGTGACCTGGATCTACTTACATTCTCAGGTACCCATGACCAGGTAGTAAAGGATGTGCTGGCAGGTAAAGTGGATGCTGGGATTGTTCGTACCGATACCCTGGAACGGATTGATGTTCCCCATAAAAAGTTGACACATTAG
- a CDS encoding adenylosuccinate synthase produces MGKNVVVIGTQWGDEGKGKIVDLLTDRAEAVVRFQGGHNAGHTLVIDGQQTVLHLIPSGILREGVRCLIGNGVVLSPEALLEEMDMLEKGGIPVSSRLGISESCPLILPYHIALDQAREHARGKKAIGTTGRGIGPAYEDKVSRRGLRFGEMLDTEHFTERLREVMEYHNFALEHYYKYQTVDYQMVLDQALAQAERLAPLAEDITGTLHKMRAEGRSIMFEGAQGALLDIDHGTYPYVTSSNTTAGGAASGSGIGPRHLDYILGIVKAYTTRVGAGPFPTELFDEAGQYLGEKGHEFGATTGRQRRCGWLDAVSLRRSLDINSVTGICITKLDVLDGMETLKICTSYMLDGKEVDAPPVGADGFEKCEPVYIEMPGWSESTVGTKNIDDLPENARNYLKKVEELTGVPIDVISTGPDRKETLILRHPFAE; encoded by the coding sequence ATGGGTAAGAACGTTGTTGTTATCGGCACCCAATGGGGTGATGAAGGTAAAGGCAAAATTGTTGACCTGCTTACCGACCGCGCTGAAGCGGTGGTTCGATTCCAGGGTGGACACAATGCCGGCCATACACTGGTAATTGATGGTCAGCAGACCGTCCTTCACCTGATTCCCTCGGGTATCCTGCGTGAAGGTGTCCGCTGCCTCATCGGTAATGGCGTTGTTCTCTCTCCCGAGGCGCTGCTCGAAGAGATGGATATGTTGGAGAAGGGCGGTATCCCGGTCTCCAGTCGTCTCGGTATCAGTGAGTCCTGCCCGCTCATTCTGCCTTACCACATTGCGCTAGATCAGGCGCGTGAGCACGCCCGTGGTAAAAAGGCCATCGGTACCACCGGACGTGGTATCGGTCCCGCCTATGAAGATAAGGTGTCTCGCCGTGGACTGCGCTTTGGTGAGATGCTCGATACCGAGCACTTTACCGAGCGTCTGCGAGAGGTGATGGAGTACCACAACTTCGCACTGGAGCATTATTACAAATACCAGACCGTCGATTACCAGATGGTACTGGATCAGGCACTGGCCCAGGCTGAGCGTCTTGCCCCTCTGGCTGAAGATATTACCGGTACCCTGCACAAGATGCGTGCCGAAGGCCGCAGCATCATGTTCGAGGGTGCTCAAGGTGCACTGTTGGACATTGATCACGGCACCTACCCCTATGTTACTTCTTCCAACACCACTGCCGGTGGCGCAGCCAGCGGTTCCGGTATTGGCCCCCGTCATCTCGATTACATACTCGGCATTGTCAAGGCTTACACTACTCGCGTGGGTGCCGGGCCTTTCCCCACCGAGCTGTTCGATGAGGCCGGTCAGTACCTGGGTGAAAAAGGGCATGAGTTTGGTGCCACCACTGGTCGTCAACGCCGCTGTGGCTGGCTTGATGCTGTTTCATTGCGCCGCTCACTGGATATCAACAGTGTCACCGGTATCTGTATTACCAAGCTGGACGTACTGGACGGTATGGAGACACTGAAGATCTGCACCTCCTATATGCTGGACGGAAAAGAGGTTGATGCTCCGCCCGTAGGAGCAGACGGTTTCGAGAAGTGTGAGCCAGTCTATATCGAGATGCCGGGTTGGAGCGAGAGCACCGTCGGCACCAAGAACATTGACGACCTGCCGGAGAATGCCCGCAACTACCTGAAGAAGGTTGAGGAGCTGACCGGTGTTCCCATTGATGTCATCTCCACCGGTCCTGACCGTAAAGAGACACTTATCTTACGCCACCCGTTTGCTGAGTAA
- a CDS encoding ATP phosphoribosyltransferase regulatory subunit: MNKTEHWLLPEGIAEVLPPQAQTLEKMRRELLDLFYCWGYELVMPPLIEYLESLLTGTGGDLDLRTFKVTDQISGRTMGIRADITPQAARIDAHQLRRTTPTRLCYLGSVLNTRSSGFSGSRSPLQVGGELYGHAGVESDHEIISLMIQTLQQAGLKDLYMDLGHVGIFRGLSRQAGLDKQQEHALFDTLQRKAVPEIESLLSEFDIAENTRRMLAELPHLSGDDALIRAREVLADANEDVISALEQLERLSSLLAERRPELPVHYDLAELRGYHYHTGVVFAAFVPGVGEEVARGGRYDDIGRVFGRARPACGFSADLKQLFQLCTVEDDKQVTGILAPLSEDPALRNKIDELRSLGHRVINVLPGQSGGPREMGCGEILEKQGDDWVVVAV; encoded by the coding sequence ATGAATAAAACAGAGCACTGGCTGTTGCCAGAGGGGATTGCCGAGGTACTGCCTCCCCAAGCCCAGACACTTGAGAAAATGCGTCGGGAACTGCTCGATCTCTTCTATTGCTGGGGCTACGAATTGGTGATGCCCCCGCTCATTGAGTATCTGGAATCGCTGCTTACCGGTACCGGTGGTGATCTTGATCTGCGCACCTTCAAAGTTACGGACCAGATCAGTGGCCGGACTATGGGTATTCGTGCAGACATCACCCCCCAAGCGGCACGGATCGATGCTCACCAGCTACGGCGTACGACACCGACTCGACTCTGTTACCTTGGTAGCGTTCTCAATACCCGCAGCAGCGGTTTCTCAGGTTCCCGCTCACCACTCCAGGTTGGTGGGGAGTTGTATGGCCATGCCGGTGTCGAGAGTGACCATGAGATCATCTCCCTGATGATCCAGACACTGCAGCAGGCGGGCCTTAAGGATCTCTACATGGATCTGGGTCATGTCGGTATCTTCCGTGGTTTGAGTCGTCAGGCCGGGCTGGACAAACAGCAGGAGCATGCGCTGTTCGATACGCTGCAGCGCAAGGCGGTGCCGGAGATCGAATCGCTGCTGAGCGAATTTGATATCGCTGAGAACACGCGGCGGATGCTGGCGGAATTACCCCATCTGAGTGGTGATGATGCGCTGATCCGGGCAAGAGAAGTTTTGGCTGATGCCAATGAAGATGTAATATCTGCGCTGGAACAGTTGGAACGGCTGTCGTCACTCCTCGCAGAGCGACGCCCTGAGTTGCCTGTTCATTACGATCTGGCTGAATTGCGTGGTTACCACTACCACACCGGCGTGGTATTTGCCGCCTTTGTGCCCGGTGTGGGCGAAGAGGTAGCACGCGGTGGTCGTTATGATGATATTGGCCGGGTATTCGGCCGGGCGCGCCCAGCCTGTGGCTTTAGCGCTGATTTGAAACAGCTTTTCCAGTTGTGCACAGTCGAAGATGATAAGCAGGTAACAGGTATCTTAGCGCCCCTGTCGGAAGATCCGGCATTGCGCAATAAAATCGATGAGCTACGGAGCCTTGGGCACCGTGTCATCAACGTACTGCCTGGACAGTCAGGTGGGCCCAGGGAGATGGGTTGTGGTGAGATCCTGGAAAAACAGGGTGATGATTGGGTTGTCGTGGCGGTGTGA
- the miaA gene encoding tRNA (adenosine(37)-N6)-dimethylallyltransferase MiaA, whose translation MESDATKELPPAIFLMGPTASGKTELAIRLVQKLPCEIISVDSALVYRGMDIGSAKPDAEELAAAPHRLINICDPAEPYSAANFRMDALREMAEITAAGNIPLLVGGTMLYFRALEQGLSNLPDADKGVRARLEQEASLHGLDALHRRLSEVDPISAARIHPNDPQRVQRALEVYELTGRPLSDLQRESVGERVPYRLIKLARAPKDRAVLHGRIAERFEMMLDQGFEEEVRRLLQRGDLSPELPSMRSVGYRQMLKYLLGEWDWETMKERGIIATRQLAKRQFTWLRSDPEIHWLDEDSGNILEQALKIIRQSLT comes from the coding sequence ATGGAGAGTGACGCAACAAAGGAGTTGCCGCCGGCAATTTTTCTGATGGGCCCCACTGCATCGGGTAAAACAGAGTTAGCCATCCGTCTGGTGCAAAAGCTGCCTTGTGAAATTATCAGCGTTGATTCGGCACTGGTCTATCGTGGTATGGATATCGGTAGCGCCAAACCGGATGCTGAAGAGCTGGCGGCGGCCCCGCACCGCCTGATCAATATCTGTGACCCGGCAGAGCCCTATTCGGCGGCAAATTTCAGGATGGATGCTCTGAGGGAGATGGCCGAGATCACTGCTGCCGGAAATATCCCCCTGTTGGTGGGAGGGACCATGCTCTATTTTCGTGCTCTGGAACAGGGGCTTTCCAACCTGCCTGACGCTGATAAGGGAGTGCGCGCCCGCCTGGAGCAAGAAGCGTCATTGCATGGTTTGGATGCACTTCATCGACGGCTGAGCGAGGTTGATCCCATCTCGGCGGCGCGCATACATCCCAACGATCCTCAGCGTGTTCAGCGGGCGTTGGAGGTTTATGAGCTTACCGGGCGACCTCTTTCCGACCTGCAAAGGGAGTCTGTTGGTGAGCGGGTGCCTTATCGCCTGATTAAGCTGGCACGGGCACCCAAGGATAGAGCGGTGCTGCACGGACGGATAGCTGAACGTTTTGAAATGATGCTCGATCAGGGCTTCGAAGAGGAGGTGCGCCGACTACTACAGCGCGGAGATCTGTCACCTGAGCTGCCGTCGATGCGTTCGGTGGGTTACCGTCAAATGTTGAAGTATCTTTTGGGCGAGTGGGACTGGGAGACGATGAAGGAGAGGGGGATTATTGCCACCCGGCAGCTGGCAAAACGCCAGTTCACCTGGCTCAGGTCAGACCCCGAGATACACTGGCTGGATGAAGATTCAGGCAATATTCTTGAACAGGCCTTGAAAATTATTCGCCAAAGCCTCACCTGA